From a single Anaerolineales bacterium genomic region:
- a CDS encoding FecR family protein: MNGRNFLFACMIMIIMLAAGCKPTVESSPLSAALSELSGTVDTKQAGDSAFLPASANTVLEVNGQVQTGDDGRVRLDLSSGTIIRVAPSSLFTLISNDEVEGGLATKLKLDIGKLFIILNGGSADVETPSGVASVRGSYMKVEVDPETLDIYITCLEGDCSASNPAGAVNFTNGQKVVLFHRDPVTGNWSVPFVEPMTPEEFQEWLDNNPEAADLFNEAMATMTAFVEPTETSTSTPTSTPQPTPTLQQVLPPGDSSSACFKIIQPEEGANLPQIGQVTFEWEEQSGAQKYLITFIDEFGRRATIQTTETSTTNYIEIFPNGGQYNWFVTAYGADGSEICSTVESTFSKPQGDPTSTPTRIPNPDPDPTSTLPPPPTEDSCTIEEKCDPYNEECFVGYESDEWYEFCYGELTLQP; this comes from the coding sequence TTATCGGCAGCATTGAGCGAACTTTCCGGCACAGTGGACACAAAACAGGCGGGGGATAGCGCCTTCTTGCCCGCCAGCGCAAATACGGTGCTTGAGGTCAACGGGCAAGTGCAGACCGGGGATGATGGTCGCGTCCGCCTTGATCTGTCGTCCGGAACCATCATCCGTGTGGCTCCATCCTCGCTGTTCACGCTTATCTCCAACGACGAGGTGGAAGGCGGTCTTGCCACAAAATTGAAACTGGATATTGGAAAATTGTTCATCATCCTGAATGGCGGAAGCGCGGATGTGGAAACTCCTTCCGGCGTGGCGTCTGTTCGCGGTTCGTACATGAAGGTGGAAGTTGATCCTGAGACCCTGGATATTTACATCACCTGTCTTGAAGGAGATTGTTCCGCCAGCAATCCGGCGGGGGCGGTCAACTTTACTAACGGGCAGAAGGTTGTTCTCTTTCATCGTGACCCGGTAACAGGCAACTGGAGCGTTCCATTTGTCGAACCAATGACGCCGGAGGAATTTCAGGAGTGGCTGGATAACAACCCCGAAGCCGCGGATCTATTCAATGAAGCCATGGCAACCATGACCGCATTCGTGGAACCCACTGAAACCTCTACCTCTACGCCCACGTCAACCCCGCAGCCCACACCCACCCTGCAGCAGGTACTCCCGCCTGGCGATTCCAGCAGTGCCTGCTTTAAGATCATCCAGCCGGAAGAGGGGGCAAACCTGCCACAAATAGGACAAGTCACCTTTGAATGGGAGGAACAAAGCGGCGCTCAAAAATATCTGATCACATTCATCGATGAATTTGGCCGCCGGGCAACTATTCAAACCACAGAGACAAGTACTACAAATTACATCGAAATCTTCCCCAATGGCGGTCAATATAACTGGTTCGTGACAGCCTATGGCGCGGATGGGAGCGAGATCTGCTCTACAGTCGAGTCCACTTTCTCCAAGCCGCAGGGAGATCCCACCTCGACGCCGACCAGAATACCCAATCCTGATCCTGATCCGACATCCACCTTGCCGCCTCCGCCAACCGAAGATAGTTGCACAATTGAGGAAAAGTGTGACCCCTACAACGAAGAATGTTTTGTAGGGTACGAGAGCGACGAATGGTATGAATTTTGCTATGGAGAACTTACACTCCAACCCTGA
- a CDS encoding adenylate/guanylate cyclase domain-containing protein, which yields MKTKKNTLNLNLILLAGTVILLLIIQAAALLPGVTTPLESLEYSTRDFLMRLRGPQTSSDDIVIVAIDDFSFQWTGYQWPWSRSYLAEIVDQINAGGAKVVGVDILLFEPDADPGGDEAFSEALGESQYAINILQITRRTDQQFTSQTLSQPLSLYRQVLDGTGITSFVNDEDAIVRSVQAFTSFNEALYFNWAFDAARLYLDVEPPSLTTQNRILFNGQIIPLSREQLLVNFAGPAGTYTTYSAANVALGDVLEQNPDAFRNKIVLIGATTDTMQDVHPTPFSTQNPTPGVEIVANTIDTLINGKYLTITPPWMALLITLGAALLAYLITLSKRPTLTISLLIVAMIGYVAAAFTIFVRQRYILPVIIPEIMLFLGVILPSLEQAVSQELEKRRVRNLFSRFISPEMVDQMMMTQDLNSLNKRADVSILFSDIRGFTTLSERMTPEEVVALLNPYLEAMSKVINQHGGTVDKYEGDAIIAFFGEPVPYKDHAVRALRAALDMRKALTELKEKWEDEGRPSNIEMGIGINSGEVFVGLLGSEQRINYTVIGDNANLASRLQDLTKTYAWPILISESTYQQVKDEFETELVDSVTVKGKTQAVNVYKVLGWKDTEDSEKLSAWQKA from the coding sequence ATGAAAACAAAGAAAAACACCTTAAATCTGAACCTGATATTGCTTGCGGGCACAGTCATTCTCCTGTTAATCATCCAGGCAGCAGCCTTGCTCCCGGGAGTTACCACGCCGCTTGAAAGCTTGGAATATTCCACGCGGGATTTTCTCATGCGCCTGCGCGGACCTCAAACATCATCCGATGACATTGTCATTGTGGCGATCGATGATTTCTCATTTCAGTGGACGGGCTATCAATGGCCCTGGTCCCGCTCCTATCTTGCCGAGATCGTGGATCAGATCAATGCAGGAGGTGCAAAAGTTGTCGGCGTGGACATTCTCCTGTTCGAACCGGATGCAGACCCCGGCGGGGATGAGGCGTTTTCAGAGGCTTTGGGAGAAAGTCAATACGCGATCAATATCTTGCAGATCACAAGGCGCACAGACCAGCAATTCACAAGTCAGACCTTATCGCAGCCTTTGTCGCTGTATCGTCAAGTTCTCGATGGGACAGGGATCACGTCTTTTGTCAATGATGAAGATGCGATTGTCCGAAGCGTGCAGGCATTTACAAGTTTCAACGAAGCGCTTTATTTCAACTGGGCATTCGATGCGGCAAGGTTATATTTGGATGTCGAACCGCCATCTCTCACGACACAAAACAGAATCCTGTTCAATGGTCAAATCATTCCGCTGAGCAGGGAACAACTATTGGTCAATTTTGCGGGACCTGCCGGCACATATACCACCTATTCCGCCGCCAACGTGGCGCTTGGCGATGTGCTCGAACAAAACCCTGATGCATTTCGCAACAAGATCGTTCTGATCGGTGCAACGACCGATACGATGCAGGATGTCCATCCAACCCCATTTTCGACACAAAACCCGACGCCCGGCGTGGAGATCGTTGCCAATACCATAGATACGCTTATAAACGGGAAATATCTCACCATCACGCCGCCGTGGATGGCGCTGCTCATTACGCTTGGCGCGGCATTGCTTGCATACCTCATCACGCTCTCCAAACGCCCCACGTTGACCATTTCTCTGCTGATCGTTGCAATGATCGGTTACGTCGCTGCGGCATTCACCATCTTTGTCCGCCAGAGATACATCCTGCCGGTGATCATCCCCGAGATCATGCTCTTTTTGGGTGTTATTCTGCCGAGCTTGGAGCAGGCGGTTTCGCAGGAACTCGAAAAACGCCGCGTCCGCAATCTGTTCAGCCGCTTTATTTCACCTGAAATGGTGGATCAGATGATGATGACGCAGGACCTGAACTCGCTCAATAAACGCGCGGATGTCAGCATTCTGTTCTCGGATATTCGCGGATTCACCACCCTCTCGGAGCGAATGACACCGGAGGAGGTGGTTGCCCTTCTCAACCCCTATCTGGAAGCCATGTCCAAGGTCATCAACCAGCACGGCGGAACCGTGGATAAATATGAAGGCGACGCGATCATTGCCTTTTTTGGCGAACCCGTCCCATATAAAGATCATGCCGTGCGAGCATTGCGGGCAGCGCTGGATATGCGAAAGGCTTTGACCGAACTCAAGGAGAAATGGGAGGACGAAGGGCGTCCCAGCAACATCGAAATGGGAATTGGCATCAATTCCGGCGAGGTGTTTGTGGGTTTGCTCGGTTCAGAACAGCGCATCAACTATACAGTTATCGGCGATAATGCCAATCTGGCTTCCCGCTTGCAGGACCTGACCAAGACCTACGCCTGGCCCATCCTCATCAGTGAGAGTACCTACCAACAGGTCAAGGACGAATTCGAGACAGAACTAGTCGATTCTGTGACCGTCAAAGGAAAAACCCAGGCTGTTAACGTGTATAAGGTCCTTGGATGGAAGGACACGGAGGATTCCGAAAAACTTTCAGCGTGGCAAAAGGCTTGA
- a CDS encoding redox-sensing transcriptional repressor Rex, protein MNAEKIPDIIIGRLPVYLRALQRMADIGLKTTSSQELGEHVGISAAQIRKDISQFGEFGKQGTGYSIEFLIDKLREILKVDRIWDVVIVGAGDMGHALANYQGFKNRGFHVVAIFDNNKEKVGQTVGEYKIEDSENMIERIKSAGIKIAMLTVPAAAAQGVADKLVQAGVHAILSYAPISLNVPNNVKVQYIDPSTHLQRMTYYL, encoded by the coding sequence ATGAACGCAGAGAAAATACCGGATATTATTATCGGACGCCTGCCTGTTTATCTGCGCGCGTTGCAGCGCATGGCAGATATCGGGTTGAAAACTACATCATCACAGGAACTCGGCGAACATGTGGGTATTTCTGCCGCCCAGATCCGCAAGGATATTTCTCAGTTCGGCGAATTTGGAAAACAAGGCACGGGCTATTCCATCGAGTTTCTGATCGACAAATTGCGGGAGATCTTGAAAGTGGACCGTATTTGGGATGTGGTGATCGTCGGAGCCGGTGATATGGGACATGCGCTTGCCAATTATCAGGGCTTCAAAAACCGTGGTTTCCATGTCGTGGCGATCTTTGACAACAACAAGGAAAAAGTTGGTCAAACGGTCGGCGAGTATAAGATCGAAGATTCGGAAAACATGATCGAGCGGATCAAATCGGCTGGCATCAAGATCGCCATGCTCACCGTCCCCGCCGCCGCCGCGCAGGGGGTCGCCGACAAACTCGTGCAGGCGGGCGTACATGCCATTTTGAGCTATGCCCCCATCAGCCTCAACGTGCCCAATAACGTGAAAGTGCAATATATCGACCCGTCGACCCATTTGCAGAGGATGACGTATTATCTCTGA
- a CDS encoding rod shape-determining protein, with product MALFSKDLGIDLGTMFTRIADGTQVLLEEPTIVAIEVDDQKMVAAGVEARDMYGKVPETIEVARPLKNGVIADYEITETLLAYLLQRASGSMRIFRPRVMITVPFGVTSVERRAVYEAVMEAGSREAYLIQQPLAAAIGIDLPINSPSGNMIICLGGGCTEAAVMAMYGIVSADTLRAGGMDLDEAIVNYVRRKYGVVIGQLTAEQLKIRIGAAVPQDTENSMEVQGQDQVTGLPRPVTLTTGEIVEALQDPLKQIVETGRKVLERTPPELVSDIIDRGVALCGGGALLRGVDKLLTKSLGIPAYLVDNPLTCVVQGAVKSFSMLNVIRRNLPQV from the coding sequence GTGGCTCTTTTTTCAAAAGATCTGGGAATAGATTTGGGGACGATGTTTACGCGTATCGCCGACGGTACGCAAGTGTTGTTGGAGGAGCCAACTATCGTTGCGATTGAAGTCGATGACCAGAAGATGGTGGCAGCCGGTGTCGAAGCAAGGGACATGTATGGAAAGGTTCCTGAAACCATCGAGGTGGCGCGTCCGTTAAAGAATGGGGTGATCGCAGACTATGAGATCACGGAAACACTTCTGGCATATCTGTTGCAGCGCGCGAGCGGCTCAATGCGTATTTTTCGCCCGCGCGTGATGATCACGGTTCCGTTTGGCGTCACCAGCGTGGAACGTCGCGCTGTGTACGAGGCGGTGATGGAAGCCGGCAGCCGCGAAGCATATCTCATTCAACAGCCGCTGGCAGCCGCTATCGGCATTGACCTTCCGATTAACTCCCCATCCGGAAATATGATCATCTGTCTCGGCGGAGGCTGCACCGAAGCCGCCGTGATGGCAATGTATGGCATCGTCTCTGCAGATACCCTGCGCGCCGGCGGTATGGATTTGGATGAAGCCATTGTCAACTATGTGCGCCGCAAGTATGGCGTCGTTATCGGACAGTTGACCGCCGAGCAATTGAAGATCCGCATCGGAGCGGCGGTTCCGCAGGATACGGAAAACAGCATGGAAGTGCAGGGACAGGATCAGGTGACCGGCTTGCCGCGCCCTGTTACGTTGACAACCGGCGAGATCGTCGAGGCTTTGCAGGATCCGCTGAAGCAGATCGTCGAGACGGGACGCAAGGTTCTGGAGCGCACTCCGCCCGAACTGGTCTCAGACATTATTGACCGCGGCGTGGCGCTGTGCGGCGGCGGCGCGTTGTTGCGCGGCGTTGACAAGCTGTTGACCAAGTCGCTTGGTATTCCTGCGTATCTGGTTGATAACCCCCTTACTTGTGTGGTTCAGGGTGCGGTAAAGAGCTTCAGTATGTTGAACGTCATCCGCAGGAACTTGCCGCAGGTATAA
- the atpC gene encoding ATP synthase F1 subunit epsilon, with protein MTIRCEIVSQDRTVFAGDVDIVVLPGAAGEMGILPKHSPILTTLKYGIIKVRKDGKEEIFTVAGGIAEVQPDIVTVLADAAENVLEIDASRAEEARKRAEEALAKGVPADSDAYLMMEAALRKSNLRLDAVRRYRKGGGMQMPSSEN; from the coding sequence ATGACCATTCGATGTGAAATTGTTTCCCAAGACCGCACTGTATTCGCTGGTGATGTGGATATTGTTGTGCTTCCTGGTGCGGCGGGAGAGATGGGTATCCTGCCCAAGCATTCACCCATCTTAACGACTTTGAAGTATGGAATCATCAAAGTTCGCAAAGACGGCAAGGAGGAGATATTCACAGTCGCTGGCGGTATTGCAGAAGTTCAGCCTGATATTGTGACCGTCCTTGCGGATGCGGCGGAGAATGTACTGGAAATTGATGCATCCCGAGCTGAAGAAGCCCGCAAGCGCGCTGAAGAAGCGCTTGCCAAGGGCGTACCTGCGGATAGTGATGCCTACCTCATGATGGAAGCTGCGCTGCGAAAATCCAACCTGCGTTTGGATGCTGTACGGCGTTACCGAAAAGGCGGCGGGATGCAAATGCCGTCCTCGGAGAATTAA
- the atpD gene encoding F0F1 ATP synthase subunit beta — MANIKGRVVQVLGGVVDVKFPDGNVPELFEAIEVARDDKEPLILEVQKHLGNGWVRTVSMDSTDGLQRGVPAKATGAPILVPVGPSTLGRIFNVLGNPIDKKGTVTSDIRYPIHRPAPPFAEQSTRVEIFETGVKVIDLIAPFTKGGKTGIFGGAGTGKTVIIMELIRSVATEHEGNSVFAGVGERTREGTQLYREMIESGVMKDTVMVYGQMNEPSGVRLRVALTALSMAEYFRDQGKDVLLFVDNIFRFSMSGSEVSALLGRMPSAVGYQPTLATEMGELQERITSTRTGSITSMQAVYVPADDYSDPAPVATFTHLDATIALERSIVEKGIYPAVDPLASTSRILDPNIVGEEHYRTAREVQRVLQRYKDLQDIIAILGIDELSEDDKLVVGRARKIERFFSQPFYVAERFTGIGGQYVPLRETVRGFREILDGKCDDLPEQAFMMAGTIDDVRARAEKLANS, encoded by the coding sequence ATGGCAAACATTAAAGGCCGTGTCGTACAAGTTCTTGGTGGTGTGGTGGATGTTAAATTTCCTGATGGCAATGTCCCCGAACTCTTTGAAGCGATCGAAGTAGCGCGTGACGATAAGGAACCGCTTATTCTTGAAGTGCAGAAGCACCTCGGAAACGGGTGGGTGCGCACCGTCTCCATGGATTCAACTGACGGCTTGCAGCGCGGCGTTCCCGCGAAAGCAACCGGCGCCCCCATCCTCGTCCCGGTGGGTCCATCCACACTCGGGCGTATTTTCAATGTGCTCGGTAATCCCATCGACAAAAAAGGAACGGTTACGTCCGATATCCGCTATCCCATTCACCGCCCCGCGCCTCCATTTGCGGAACAATCCACCCGCGTTGAGATCTTTGAGACCGGCGTCAAGGTCATTGACCTGATCGCCCCGTTCACCAAGGGCGGTAAGACCGGTATCTTCGGCGGCGCAGGAACGGGCAAGACCGTTATCATTATGGAGCTCATCCGCTCTGTGGCGACCGAGCATGAAGGCAATTCGGTCTTCGCCGGTGTCGGCGAGCGCACTCGCGAAGGGACACAACTCTATCGTGAAATGATCGAATCCGGCGTTATGAAGGATACGGTCATGGTGTATGGGCAGATGAACGAGCCCTCCGGCGTGCGTCTGCGCGTGGCACTGACAGCGCTCTCGATGGCGGAATATTTCCGCGATCAAGGCAAGGATGTGCTGCTCTTCGTGGATAATATCTTCCGCTTCTCCATGTCCGGCTCCGAAGTGTCCGCGCTTCTCGGTCGTATGCCGTCCGCAGTAGGCTACCAGCCCACTCTTGCCACCGAAATGGGTGAATTGCAGGAGCGCATCACCTCCACCCGCACCGGTTCGATTACATCCATGCAGGCTGTGTATGTTCCCGCCGATGACTACTCCGATCCCGCGCCTGTGGCGACCTTTACCCACCTTGATGCGACCATCGCTCTCGAGCGCTCCATCGTGGAAAAGGGTATTTACCCCGCCGTGGACCCGCTCGCCTCGACCTCCCGTATTCTTGATCCCAATATCGTGGGTGAAGAGCACTACCGGACGGCTCGTGAAGTCCAGCGTGTGCTTCAGCGTTACAAGGACTTGCAGGACATTATCGCCATCCTCGGCATTGACGAACTCTCCGAAGACGACAAACTGGTGGTGGGACGCGCCCGCAAGATCGAGCGTTTCTTCTCCCAGCCGTTCTACGTGGCGGAACGCTTTACCGGCATCGGCGGACAGTATGTTCCGCTCCGTGAAACCGTGCGCGGCTTCCGCGAGATCCTCGATGGTAAATGCGATGACCTGCCTGAGCAGGCTTTCATGATGGCTGGCACGATCGACGACGTTCGCGCCCGTGCGGAAAAGCTTGCCAACTCCTAA
- the atpG gene encoding ATP synthase F1 subunit gamma codes for MASAREMRLRIKSVKNISQVTRALETVSASKVRKAINAVTATRSYATKAWQVLKHVAEQPGRDALHPLLAKRDSVNNTLVVVVTGDRGLAGAYNSNVIRFTAQRFDPNPVPVKYIAVGRKGRDLLLRRRKQVIADFSNLPAAPSFMDVSAIGRMAVDEFLTGKVDEVYLIYTDFINMGRQVATVKKLLPLELGGEGRVEDFEHHNTSNGPAPSYDYEPDQREILDEIIPRFTALQVYQAILESLASEHAARMIAMRNATDNAKELVGALQLAYNKVRQQAITNDILDIVGGAEALAAK; via the coding sequence ATGGCTTCCGCACGTGAAATGCGCCTTCGGATTAAGAGCGTAAAAAATATTTCGCAGGTCACGCGCGCTTTGGAAACAGTGAGCGCCAGCAAGGTCCGCAAGGCGATCAATGCGGTGACGGCAACCCGTTCCTATGCCACCAAGGCTTGGCAGGTGTTGAAACACGTCGCCGAACAGCCCGGACGCGATGCCCTGCATCCGCTTCTCGCAAAGCGTGATTCGGTCAACAATACCCTCGTGGTCGTTGTTACCGGTGACCGTGGTCTGGCGGGCGCGTACAATTCCAACGTGATCCGTTTTACGGCTCAGCGTTTTGACCCGAATCCTGTTCCCGTTAAATATATTGCTGTCGGCAGGAAAGGCAGGGACCTGCTGCTCCGCCGCCGAAAACAGGTGATCGCGGATTTTAGCAATCTCCCCGCCGCGCCCAGTTTCATGGATGTTTCAGCCATCGGGCGAATGGCAGTGGATGAATTCCTCACCGGCAAAGTGGATGAGGTTTATCTCATCTATACCGACTTCATCAATATGGGACGTCAGGTTGCCACGGTGAAGAAACTGCTTCCACTTGAACTTGGCGGGGAGGGGCGCGTGGAGGACTTCGAGCATCATAATACATCGAACGGTCCCGCGCCGTCCTACGATTATGAACCGGATCAACGCGAGATCCTCGATGAGATCATCCCGCGCTTTACCGCGCTTCAAGTTTATCAGGCGATCCTCGAATCGCTTGCCAGCGAACATGCGGCGCGTATGATCGCCATGCGGAATGCCACCGACAACGCCAAGGAACTCGTCGGTGCTTTGCAATTGGCATATAACAAGGTTCGCCAGCAGGCGATCACAAACGATATTTTGGATATTGTCGGCGGCGCGGAAGCGCTTGCCGCGAAATAA
- the atpA gene encoding F0F1 ATP synthase subunit alpha: protein MSDLIKQITGDLQKQIEGFEPDLSVSDIGVVVEAGDGIARVKGLANVRSQELVQFSNGVMGTAFNLEEDSVGVIVMGSYEGITEGMTVRGVGRIASVPVGDAMIGRVVNALGEPVDGKGPIATTGFRPLERIAPGVVERQDVDTPVQTGIKSIDSMIPVGRGQRQLIIGDRQTGKTAIAIDTIINQKGKDLVCIYVAIGQKKAAIARTVGILEKNGAMDNTIVVIASADESAALQYIAPYAGCAIGEEFMETGRDALIIYDDLSKHAWAYRQVSLLLRRPPGREAYPGDVFYLHSRLLERAARLANSYVITKSDFSGELADAKDGLDGKLYAGPLSMHEAEEAAKALGDGHKIVKVKGTGGSLTALPIIETLLSDVSAYIPTNVISITDGQIYLENSLFNAGIRPAVNVGISVSRVGGDAQTKAMKQVAGRLRLDMAAYRELAAFALMASDLDKSTQQQLSRGQHMQEILKQPQYQPVELENQVIVIFAGTNGYADGVPLEKMAQWQADLIRYMETSYPEIGKDIVEKKAITDDNRAALTKALDGFRAGWQ from the coding sequence ATGTCAGACCTGATCAAGCAGATCACCGGTGATCTGCAGAAACAAATCGAAGGCTTTGAGCCTGATCTCAGTGTTAGCGATATAGGTGTTGTTGTTGAGGCTGGCGACGGGATCGCGCGCGTGAAGGGTCTTGCAAATGTCCGTTCGCAGGAGCTTGTGCAGTTTTCCAACGGCGTGATGGGCACGGCGTTCAACCTCGAGGAAGACAGCGTCGGCGTGATCGTGATGGGTTCCTATGAGGGCATCACCGAAGGCATGACCGTGCGCGGCGTCGGACGCATCGCTTCGGTCCCTGTAGGGGATGCGATGATCGGACGCGTTGTCAACGCCTTGGGCGAGCCGGTGGATGGCAAAGGTCCGATCGCGACGACCGGGTTCCGTCCGCTTGAGCGCATTGCGCCGGGCGTGGTGGAACGTCAGGACGTGGATACGCCCGTGCAGACCGGCATCAAATCCATCGACTCGATGATTCCCGTAGGGCGCGGTCAGCGCCAGTTGATCATCGGTGACCGTCAGACCGGCAAGACCGCGATTGCGATCGATACGATCATCAATCAGAAGGGCAAGGATTTGGTCTGTATCTATGTGGCGATCGGCCAGAAAAAAGCCGCCATTGCCCGTACGGTGGGTATTCTTGAGAAAAATGGCGCGATGGATAACACCATCGTTGTGATTGCTTCTGCGGATGAATCCGCTGCGTTGCAGTATATTGCTCCGTATGCCGGTTGCGCCATCGGCGAAGAGTTCATGGAAACCGGGCGCGATGCGCTCATCATTTATGACGACCTTTCAAAACATGCTTGGGCGTACCGCCAGGTCTCCCTGTTGCTCCGCCGTCCGCCCGGACGTGAGGCGTACCCCGGTGACGTGTTCTACCTCCACTCACGTTTGCTGGAACGTGCTGCGCGCCTTGCGAACAGTTACGTCATTACAAAGAGTGATTTCAGCGGCGAACTTGCCGATGCGAAGGATGGGTTGGATGGGAAGTTGTACGCAGGTCCGTTGTCCATGCATGAGGCGGAAGAAGCCGCCAAAGCGCTGGGTGATGGACATAAGATCGTCAAGGTCAAAGGCACCGGCGGTTCATTGACGGCGCTTCCGATCATCGAAACCTTGCTCAGTGACGTCTCTGCATACATCCCCACGAACGTTATTTCCATTACGGACGGTCAGATCTATCTTGAAAACAGTCTCTTCAATGCCGGCATCCGCCCGGCTGTGAACGTGGGTATTTCAGTTTCCCGCGTGGGTGGTGACGCCCAGACCAAAGCCATGAAACAGGTGGCTGGACGTCTGCGCCTCGACATGGCAGCCTACCGTGAGTTGGCGGCGTTCGCGTTGATGGCGTCCGATCTCGACAAATCCACGCAGCAGCAGTTGAGCCGCGGTCAGCATATGCAGGAAATTCTCAAACAGCCGCAATACCAGCCGGTGGAACTTGAAAATCAAGTGATAGTCATCTTTGCCGGCACCAACGGCTATGCCGATGGTGTGCCGCTGGAAAAGATGGCACAATGGCAGGCGGATCTCATCCGTTATATGGAAACCTCCTATCCTGAGATTGGCAAGGATATTGTGGAAAAGAAAGCCATCACTGACGACAACCGCGCCGCGCTGACCAAAGCCCTCGATGGCTTCCGCGCAGGCTGGCAATAG
- a CDS encoding cytochrome c3 family protein, translated as MKNNRLGCLTGTGIIAAFITIFVLVGVAFASGGQMFSSGALNDQQGRELGGVTSHAQIQECGACHVPFWGRESMADRCIKCHTEIAAQMLTVAELHGIITHKSPALACRDCHPEHRGKTASLTELGKNEFPHDTFGYSLEGHQRNLNGTSFECADCHGDDIATFASDSCLTCHREVDLVYAQTHLLEFGADCLVCHDGIDTYGDDFDHNRFGFPLQGKHSGLPCSQCHLDARSISDMQLTLQDCYSCHRADDPHEFAYGAECQACHSPNGWTPATFDHNLSAFKLDGAHANVECESCHKNGVYKGTPKECVACHAEPSEHFGQFGTECGVCHSTSAWEPASYNGPHTFPMNHEGADNQCALCHPNSLTTYTCYGCHEHNPSEIASEHREEGIFNFENCVECHASGQKEEGEGDDD; from the coding sequence ATGAAAAACAATCGTCTTGGCTGTCTTACGGGCACGGGTATCATCGCCGCCTTCATCACGATTTTTGTTTTGGTCGGTGTCGCATTTGCCAGCGGCGGGCAGATGTTCAGTTCGGGCGCTCTCAACGACCAACAGGGTAGGGAACTGGGCGGGGTCACGTCCCATGCCCAAATCCAGGAATGCGGCGCATGCCACGTCCCATTTTGGGGGCGCGAATCAATGGCAGATCGCTGCATCAAGTGTCACACGGAGATCGCTGCGCAAATGCTTACAGTCGCCGAGTTGCATGGCATCATTACCCACAAAAGCCCCGCGCTTGCCTGCCGCGATTGTCACCCCGAACATCGCGGCAAGACCGCCTCGCTCACCGAGTTGGGGAAAAACGAATTTCCGCATGATACGTTTGGATATTCACTGGAAGGACATCAACGCAACCTGAATGGGACTTCCTTTGAATGTGCCGACTGCCATGGGGATGATATCGCCACCTTCGCCTCTGACTCCTGCCTGACCTGTCACCGCGAGGTAGACCTTGTCTACGCCCAGACCCATCTGCTCGAATTCGGCGCGGATTGCCTGGTCTGTCACGACGGCATTGATACTTACGGCGATGACTTCGATCATAACCGTTTCGGTTTTCCATTGCAGGGAAAACACTCAGGGCTGCCCTGCTCGCAGTGTCACCTCGATGCGCGCAGCATCAGCGATATGCAATTGACATTACAAGATTGCTACTCCTGCCACCGCGCGGATGATCCGCACGAGTTTGCCTATGGCGCGGAGTGCCAGGCTTGTCATTCACCCAACGGCTGGACGCCCGCCACCTTCGACCACAACCTCTCCGCCTTCAAATTGGACGGCGCACACGCAAATGTGGAGTGCGAATCTTGTCATAAGAATGGCGTATATAAAGGAACGCCAAAGGAATGTGTGGCTTGCCACGCCGAACCATCCGAACATTTTGGACAATTCGGCACCGAATGCGGCGTCTGTCATTCCACCAGCGCATGGGAACCTGCATCTTACAATGGTCCACACACCTTCCCCATGAACCATGAGGGTGCAGATAACCAATGCGCTCTTTGCCACCCGAACAGCCTGACCACTTACACCTGTTACGGCTGTCATGAACACAACCCTTCTGAAATCGCATCCGAGCATCGCGAAGAAGGTATCTTTAATTTCGAGAACTGCGTGGAATGTCACGCAAGCGGGCAGAAGGAAGAAGGGGAAGGGGATGATGATTAA